A segment of the Chryseobacterium scophthalmum genome:
GAATCTTCAACTTTGTCATCAATTCGCTGGCTGATTTTTTCTTCTAATTCATATAAAAATCCTTTAGAATCTTTTTCTCCAAAACAACTGAAACTTCCAGTGTGGCAAACCACATTTTTAGGAATGACCTTAATTAAAATGGTATCGTTATCGCAATCAATATCCATATTTTTTACGGTTAAAAAATTTCCTGATTCCTCACCTTTTGTCCATAATCTATTTTTTGAACGGCTGAAAAAAGTAACAATTTTCTCTTCTGTTGTCTTATTAAAAGCTTCTTCATTCATATAACCCAACATTAAAACCTGTAAATTTCTTTCGTCCTGAATAATAACAGGAACAAGACCATTTGTTTTACTAAAATCTATTTTCATCTTACATTAATATTTTTATTTTTCAATTCATTTTTTAACTCATCAATTCGAATTTCCCCAAAATGAAAAATGCTTGCAGCTAAAGCTCCTGTTGCTTTGGTTTGATTAAAAATAGTTTCAAAATCTTCAGTTTTTCCAGCTCCTCCAGAAGCAATCACTGGAATATTCACGTTTTCAGAAATTAATTTTGTGATTCTTAAATCGAAACCATTTTTGGTTCCGTCTCCATCCATTGAGGTTAAAA
Coding sequences within it:
- the hisIE gene encoding bifunctional phosphoribosyl-AMP cyclohydrolase/phosphoribosyl-ATP diphosphatase HisIE, with amino-acid sequence MKIDFSKTNGLVPVIIQDERNLQVLMLGYMNEEAFNKTTEEKIVTFFSRSKNRLWTKGEESGNFLTVKNMDIDCDNDTILIKVIPKNVVCHTGSFSCFGEKDSKGFLYELEEKISQRIDDKVEDSYTYSLYQRGINKVAQKVGEEAVELVIEAKDDNDKLFKNEAADLLYHFLILLKAKNFSLEEIEEILLARNK